Proteins encoded by one window of Babylonia areolata isolate BAREFJ2019XMU chromosome 8, ASM4173473v1, whole genome shotgun sequence:
- the LOC143285196 gene encoding 3-beta-hydroxysteroid-Delta(8),Delta(7)-isomerase-like: MVEKVNHPYYPRSLKLPHFKANDKDITELLSVFFSIVGIFIVVTWLVTGRAARKPLSLTRRLVVCWFVACGFIHTVLEGYFGYFHATLAGQMDFLAQLWKEYGKGDSRYISSDTFTVCMERITAIIDGPLAFLSAWAFLANSKHRYVLQLLLSLCQLYGDSLYFLTAIFEGFIHGEYLHPLYFWFYFVFLNSLWIIIPLLLIIDSYRHLSRCQAVFDSNASGKNKKLH; encoded by the exons ATGGTAGAGAAAGTCAACCATCCATACTACCCACGGTCTCTAAAACTTCCCCATTTCAAAGCAAACGATAAAGATATAACAGAActtctttcagttttcttttcaattgtTGGAATTTTCATCGTTGTAACATGGCTGGTGACCGGCAGGGCAGCACGCAAACCCTTGTCTCTCACTCGCCGGCTTGTCGTCTGCTGGTTCGTGGCATGTGGCTTCATTCACACCGTGCTTGAAGGATATTTCGGCTACTTCCACGCCACACTGGCTGGACAGATGGACTTTCTTGCACAGCTGT gGAAGGAATATGGAAAAGGTGATAGCCGATATATCAG TTCCGACACTTTCACAGTGTGCATGGAAAGAATTACAGCCATCATCGACGGACCTTTGGCCTTCCTGTCAGCATGGGCCTTCCTTGCTAACTCCAAACATCGTTACGTGCTGCAAttgctgctgtctctctgtcagctgtaCGGTGACTCCTTGTATTTCCTAACAGCCATCTTTGAGGGATTCATCCACGGAGAATATTTGCATCCCTTATATTTCTGGTTCTACTTTGTTTTCCTGAATAGTCTGTGGATCATTATCCCACTGTTACTGATCATCGACTCCTACCGGCATCTTTCTCGCTGTCAGGCTGTGTTTGATTCCAATGCCAGTGGAAAAAACAAGAAACTTCATTGA
- the LOC143284846 gene encoding glycine N-acyltransferase-like protein 3 isoform X1: protein MAVKLSTSCLPKLLLWLEQYLPHSFKLHKELKSHLGGQYPDLEFFVDKWPHPQAVVAMVNPAAEQLICRAFLQNVVVGVYGSDDEALGNLLRDPSVVDWNTKTVFCAFSSQQKPVLQAVAEGMGKSTAFTPNFLLKASSEDLKPIPVPEGMKIRPISDADVGIVNSTWKFATDGSDVFIQQFIQQFPSVYLETEGGVHVGHMLGTSCGTIGMLYVNPEFRRKGYAKVIISHLAQKYFDGGDDACVFVEETNSPSLSLHQSLGFKVVPGLTINWMKCGPKGCCRAQLDKKCCV from the exons ATGGCTGTGAAATTGTCCACCTCTTGTCTACCAAAGCTGCTTCTATGGCTGGAACAATACCTCCCTCACTCCTTTAAG CTTCACAAAGAGCTGAAGAGTCACCTGGGAGGTCAGTACCCAGACCTGGAGTTCTTTGTGGACAAGTGGCCTCACCCTCAGGCCGTTGTTGCCATGGTGAACCCTGCAGCTGAACAG CTGATCTGCAGAGCCTTCCTGCAgaatgtggtggtgggtgtgtatggatCGGATGATGAGGCTCTGGGTAACTTGCTCCGAGACCCGAGCGTTGTGGACTGGAACACAAAGACGGTGTTTTGCG CGTTCTCCAGCCAGCAGAAACCAGTGCTGCAGGCGGTGGCAGAGGGAATGGGCAAGTCCACTGCCTTCACCCCTAACTTTCTGTTGAAGGCATCGTCTGAGGACTTGAAACCAAT ACCTGTTCCAGAGGGAATGAAGATTCGGCCCATTTCTGATGCTGACGTCGGGATTGTGAACTCCACCTGGAAATTCGCCACTGATGGATCGGACGTCTTCATCCAACAATTCATTCAACAATTCCCCTCGGTGTACCTGGAGACAGAAGGCGGGGTTCATGTGGGACACATGCTGGGAACCAGCTGCGGCACCATAGGGATGCTGTACGTCAATCCCGAATTCCGCAGGAAAGGTTACGCCAAAGTCATCATATCCCATCTGGCCCAGAAGTATTTCGACGGTGGAGACGACGCCTGTGTTTTCGTGGAAGAGACGAATTCCCCCTCGCTGAGTTTGCATCAGTCCTTGGGTTTCAAGGTGGTACCTGGATTAACAATTAACTGGATGAAATGTGGTCCGAAAGGTTGTTGTCGTGCACAATTGGATAAGAAGTGTTGTGTATAA
- the LOC143284846 gene encoding glycine N-acyltransferase-like protein 3 isoform X2, translated as MVNPAAEQLICRAFLQNVVVGVYGSDDEALGNLLRDPSVVDWNTKTVFCAFSSQQKPVLQAVAEGMGKSTAFTPNFLLKASSEDLKPIPVPEGMKIRPISDADVGIVNSTWKFATDGSDVFIQQFIQQFPSVYLETEGGVHVGHMLGTSCGTIGMLYVNPEFRRKGYAKVIISHLAQKYFDGGDDACVFVEETNSPSLSLHQSLGFKVVPGLTINWMKCGPKGCCRAQLDKKCCV; from the exons ATGGTGAACCCTGCAGCTGAACAG CTGATCTGCAGAGCCTTCCTGCAgaatgtggtggtgggtgtgtatggatCGGATGATGAGGCTCTGGGTAACTTGCTCCGAGACCCGAGCGTTGTGGACTGGAACACAAAGACGGTGTTTTGCG CGTTCTCCAGCCAGCAGAAACCAGTGCTGCAGGCGGTGGCAGAGGGAATGGGCAAGTCCACTGCCTTCACCCCTAACTTTCTGTTGAAGGCATCGTCTGAGGACTTGAAACCAAT ACCTGTTCCAGAGGGAATGAAGATTCGGCCCATTTCTGATGCTGACGTCGGGATTGTGAACTCCACCTGGAAATTCGCCACTGATGGATCGGACGTCTTCATCCAACAATTCATTCAACAATTCCCCTCGGTGTACCTGGAGACAGAAGGCGGGGTTCATGTGGGACACATGCTGGGAACCAGCTGCGGCACCATAGGGATGCTGTACGTCAATCCCGAATTCCGCAGGAAAGGTTACGCCAAAGTCATCATATCCCATCTGGCCCAGAAGTATTTCGACGGTGGAGACGACGCCTGTGTTTTCGTGGAAGAGACGAATTCCCCCTCGCTGAGTTTGCATCAGTCCTTGGGTTTCAAGGTGGTACCTGGATTAACAATTAACTGGATGAAATGTGGTCCGAAAGGTTGTTGTCGTGCACAATTGGATAAGAAGTGTTGTGTATAA
- the LOC143285197 gene encoding L-amino acid N-acyltransferase MnaT-like encodes MLSTSYGTMGMLYVNPDFRRKGYAKVIVSQLTQKKFDRGEDVYVVVEESNSASQHLHESLGFTIVPAGTLVWLRCGPNPFDKMTC; translated from the coding sequence ATGCTATCGACCAGCTACGGCACCATGGGAATGCTCTACGTCAATCCGGACTTCCGCCGGAAAGGTTACGCCAAGGTCATCGTATCCCAGCTGACTCAGAAAAAATTTGATCGCGGGGAAGATGTCTACGTTGTGGTTGAAGAAAGCAACTCGGCCTCGCAACATCTGCACGAAAGTCTAGGATTCACAATCGTGCCTGCCGGTACACTTGTATGGCTCCGGTGTGGTCCGAATCCCTTTGACAAAATGACCTGCTGA
- the LOC143285296 gene encoding acetyltransferase YE1169-like, whose protein sequence is MLPVPGGIKVRSVSSADVQRIHSTWEFSYEGSYTYFEEYVRHHPSVYLETNSGHYVGHMLSTSYGTMGMLYVNPDFRRKGYAKVIVSQLTQKKFDRGEDVYVVVEESNSASQHLHESLGFTIVPAGTLVWLRCGPNPFDKMTC, encoded by the exons ATGCT acctGTTCCGGGGGGAATCAAGGTTCGATCCGTCTCTAGCGCTGATGTCCAGCGGATACACTCCACGTGGGAATTTTCTTATGAGGGATCTTACACTTACTTTGAGGAATATGTCCGTCACCACCCTTCGGTGTACCTGGAGACGAACAGCGGGCACTACGTCGGGCACATGCTATCGACCAGCTACGGCACCATGGGAATGCTCTACGTCAATCCGGACTTCCGCCGGAAAGGTTACGCCAAGGTCATCGTATCCCAGCTGACTCAGAAAAAATTTGATCGCGGGGAAGATGTCTACGTTGTGGTTGAAGAAAGCAACTCGGCCTCGCAACATCTGCACGAAAGTCTAGGATTCACAATCGTGCCTGCCGGTACACTGGTATGGCTCCGGTGTGGTCCGAATCCCTTTGACAAAATGACCTGCTGA
- the LOC143285199 gene encoding acetyltransferase YE1169-like, with protein sequence MLSAPMCLKPALLTVAEELWTSVIVYSTALLKATPQDFKPVPVPGGIKVRSVSSADVQRIHSTWEFSYEGSYTYFEECVRHHPSVYLETDSGHYVGHMLSTSYGTMGMLYVNPDFRRKGYAKVIVSQLTQKKFDRGEDVYVVVDESNSASQHLHESLGFTIVPAGTLVWLWCGPNPFDKMTC encoded by the exons ATGTTGTCTG cgcCAATGTGCCTGAAGCCAGCGCTTCTGACAGTGGCTGAAGAGTTGTGGACATCTGTCATAGTGTATTCAACTGCCCTGCTGAAGGCAACGCCACAAGATTTCAAACCCGT acctGTTCCGGGGGGAATCAAGGTTCGATCCGTCTCTAGCGCTGATGTCCAGCGGATACACTCCACGTGGGAATTTTCTTATGAGGGATCTTACACTTACTTTGAGGAATGTGTCCGTCACCACCCCTCGGTGTACCTGGAGACGGACAGCGGGCACTACGTCGGGCACATGCTATCGACCAGCTACGGCACCATGGGAATGCTCTACGTCAATCCGGACTTCCGCCGGAAAGGTTACGCCAAGGTCATCGTATCCCAGCTGACTCAGAAAAAATTTGATCGCGGGGAAGATGTCTACGTTGTGGTTGACGAAAGCAACTCGGCCTCGCAACATCTGCACGAAAGTCTAGGATTCACAATCGTGCCTGCCGGTACACTGGTATGGCTCTGGTGTGGTCCGAATCCCTTTGACAAAATGACCTGCTGA